The following are encoded in a window of Candidatus Desulfarcum epimagneticum genomic DNA:
- a CDS encoding conserved hypothetical protein (Evidence 4 : Unknown function but conserved in other organisms) — translation MSKNANHARTMRWKGEFKMKRMGYVFLIMLICCAFIGCASGGNKALKFENQSSIGQKIKRGVTTQPQIRAMFGDPIRTNFTDSGNIIWHYEFFKTRLKATSYIPVVGLFDSGKKGKKKELVVFFDKKGTVRNYSMSSSDVETFEGLIQ, via the coding sequence TTGTCAAAAAACGCGAATCATGCCAGGACAATGAGATGGAAAGGAGAATTTAAAATGAAAAGAATGGGGTATGTTTTTTTGATTATGTTGATCTGCTGCGCCTTCATCGGATGCGCCAGCGGCGGAAACAAAGCGTTGAAATTTGAAAATCAGTCTTCCATTGGTCAGAAAATCAAAAGGGGCGTGACCACCCAGCCCCAGATCAGGGCCATGTTCGGGGACCCCATCAGGACCAATTTCACGGACAGCGGCAACATCATCTGGCATTACGAGTTTTTCAAGACAAGGCTGAAGGCGACCAGTTATATTCCCGTGGTGGGTTTATTTGATTCCGGGAAAAAAGGCAAAAAGAAGGAGCTGGTGGTGTTCTTCGACAAAAAGGGAACCGTGCGGAATTATTCCATGTCCTCGTCGGATGTGGAGACGTTCGAGGGTTTGATTCAATAG
- the pyrF gene encoding Orotidine 5'-phosphate decarboxylase: MRQAKDFIVFPLDVPSKDEALRLAGLLKGRVGMFKVGLELFIQEGPGIVEAVRSAGGAKIFLDLKLHDIPETVFKAMGRVAALGADFATVHFGESRRMAKAAVRGADGRVGVLGVTALTSVSDEDLRAAGLPDASALVLERAGEFHKAGCAGVVCSALEVKKVKEAFGKGFQAVTPGIRPGWEGVSRGDQKRVATPFDAVRDGSDHLVIGRPIRDARDPGRAADRVAEEIGRALG; encoded by the coding sequence ATGAGGCAGGCAAAGGATTTCATCGTGTTTCCCCTGGATGTCCCTTCAAAGGACGAGGCGCTGAGGCTCGCCGGGCTTTTAAAAGGCAGGGTGGGCATGTTCAAGGTGGGGCTGGAGCTTTTTATCCAGGAAGGCCCGGGCATTGTGGAGGCGGTCCGCTCGGCGGGCGGGGCGAAAATTTTCCTGGATTTGAAACTGCACGACATCCCGGAGACGGTGTTCAAGGCCATGGGGCGCGTGGCCGCCCTGGGGGCGGATTTCGCCACCGTTCATTTCGGCGAGTCCCGCCGGATGGCAAAGGCCGCCGTGAGGGGCGCCGATGGCCGCGTGGGGGTGCTGGGGGTGACCGCGCTCACCAGTGTTTCGGACGAAGACCTGCGGGCGGCCGGGCTTCCGGACGCCTCGGCCCTGGTCCTGGAAAGGGCGGGGGAGTTTCACAAGGCCGGGTGCGCGGGGGTGGTATGCTCGGCCCTGGAGGTGAAAAAGGTGAAGGAAGCGTTTGGAAAAGGCTTTCAGGCGGTGACCCCGGGCATTCGGCCCGGGTGGGAGGGCGTGAGCCGGGGGGACCAGAAACGGGTGGCCACGCCCTTTGACGCGGTCCGGGACGGCTCGGATCACCTGGTGATCGGCCGACCCATACGCGACGCCCGGGACCCCGGCCGCGCGGCCGACCGGGTCGCGGAGGAAATCGGGCGGGCGTTGGGGTAA
- a CDS encoding Aspartate kinase, whose amino-acid sequence MALFVQKYGGTSVADIQRITHVAERVLKTYKQGHDVVVVLSAMAGDTDKLLDMAREAATWRSAKRERDALVSTGEQKTVALLAMVLASMGYKACSLLGFQAGIQTDGDHGNARIMSIDTRRIEALLKERNIVVVAGFQGINPEGDITTLGRGGSDTSAVAIASALNADMCEIYTDVNGIYTADPNICRRAKKLSSISYDEMLNMSSLGAKILQIRSVAFAKKYNVPVHVRSSFSEEEGTMVVSESTNPEMEKLSVSAITHSRDEVRITLEGVPDEPGMAGKIFSELADKSISVDMIIQNTRAGEATDLTFTVSTENFDQALEMGKKVVREINAKDIFYDKNIAKVSVIGIGMKENSGVAANVFNALAKENINILMISTSEIRISCVIEEKYVELAVRILHSAFDLDEE is encoded by the coding sequence ATGGCTCTTTTTGTTCAAAAATACGGCGGCACATCAGTGGCGGACATCCAGCGGATCACCCATGTCGCTGAGCGCGTCCTGAAAACCTATAAGCAGGGCCACGATGTGGTGGTGGTGCTGTCCGCCATGGCGGGAGACACAGACAAACTTCTGGACATGGCCAGAGAGGCCGCCACATGGAGATCGGCCAAAAGAGAGCGCGACGCGCTGGTGTCCACCGGCGAGCAGAAGACTGTGGCCCTTCTGGCCATGGTGCTGGCTTCCATGGGATACAAGGCATGCTCGCTTTTGGGATTTCAGGCCGGGATACAGACAGACGGCGACCACGGCAACGCCCGGATCATGTCCATCGACACCCGGCGCATTGAGGCGCTTTTGAAAGAACGCAACATCGTCGTGGTGGCCGGCTTCCAGGGCATCAACCCCGAAGGGGACATCACCACCCTGGGACGCGGAGGCTCGGACACATCGGCTGTGGCCATCGCCTCAGCGCTCAACGCCGATATGTGCGAAATTTACACGGACGTAAATGGAATTTACACCGCCGACCCCAATATATGCCGGAGGGCGAAAAAACTCAGTTCCATCTCGTATGACGAGATGCTCAACATGTCAAGTCTTGGGGCCAAGATTCTGCAAATCCGTTCCGTCGCTTTCGCAAAAAAATATAACGTCCCCGTTCATGTCCGATCATCATTTTCTGAGGAGGAAGGAACCATGGTTGTAAGCGAATCCACGAACCCCGAAATGGAAAAACTTTCGGTGTCCGCCATCACCCACAGCCGGGATGAGGTTCGGATCACTCTGGAAGGGGTTCCCGACGAGCCCGGAATGGCGGGAAAAATATTCTCGGAGCTGGCGGACAAGTCCATCTCGGTGGATATGATCATCCAGAATACCCGGGCCGGGGAGGCGACGGATCTCACCTTTACGGTTTCCACTGAAAATTTTGATCAGGCCCTGGAAATGGGCAAAAAAGTGGTCCGGGAAATCAACGCCAAGGATATTTTCTACGACAAAAACATCGCCAAGGTGTCGGTGATCGGCATCGGGATGAAGGAAAATTCCGGGGTGGCGGCCAATGTGTTCAACGCGCTGGCCAAAGAAAACATCAATATCCTGATGATCAGCACGTCCGAAATCCGGATTTCCTGCGTCATTGAGGAAAAATACGTGGAGCTTGCGGTTCGCATTCTTCACTCGGCGTTTGATCTGGACGAAGAATGA
- a CDS encoding tRNA (Adenosine(37)-N6)-threonylcarbamoyltransferase complex ATPase subunit type 1 TsaE, translated as MPPRDTLSIDTHAPDETRRLGARVGALAPPGSVVTLSGEMGAGKTRFAQGMALGLGVPKDCYITSPTYAIINEYPGDRPFFHSDLYRVSDPFELELIGFYEKIEKNGVTAVEWPERLGDFPLACHLDARIKITGEKSRRFIFFFNGQGWKNLLQSLTQYAKGV; from the coding sequence ATGCCCCCACGTGACACGCTGTCCATTGACACCCATGCCCCGGATGAGACCCGAAGACTCGGGGCGCGGGTCGGCGCCCTGGCCCCACCGGGCTCGGTGGTGACCTTAAGCGGGGAAATGGGCGCCGGGAAAACCCGTTTCGCCCAGGGGATGGCCCTGGGCCTCGGCGTTCCAAAAGACTGTTATATCACCAGCCCCACCTACGCCATCATCAACGAATACCCCGGAGACCGGCCGTTTTTTCACTCGGACCTCTACCGGGTCTCAGACCCGTTTGAGCTGGAATTAATCGGTTTTTATGAAAAAATCGAAAAAAACGGGGTAACCGCCGTGGAATGGCCCGAACGGCTGGGGGATTTTCCCCTCGCCTGTCATCTGGACGCGCGGATCAAAATCACGGGTGAAAAATCCCGTCGTTTTATTTTTTTTTTTAATGGACAGGGTTGGAAAAATCTGTTACAAAGTCTAACCCAATATGCGAAAGGCGTTTAG
- the nnr gene encoding ADP-dependent (S)-NAD(P)H-hydrate dehydratase / NAD(P)H-hydrate epimerase, which translates to MRIVTAAQMREMDRLTIESFGIPGRVLMETAGRGAARAFMERFPKPARENSAGVLAGRGNNGGDGFVIARLLHEWGVETSVCLLSEKKRVKGEAADNLALLEPLGVEVLEAPDPAAFASVKDRLGRHTVFIDAMLGTGLSSDVRGLFEEAIAFVNSLKRPVFSVDIPSGLDSDTGRPRGACVRARATATFAFPKIGHILWPGADFCGKLEVVDIGIPRHIAALVKPDTRLTDPARIRSFFSPKGADIHKGDNGHVLALAGSPGKTGAAAMTGVSAMRAGAGLVTIAAPRGVSGVLETLSMETMTHPLPESENGRLGMAAFDEIKALLLEKNVLAMGPGLGADPGVRRLVRRLAAECPIPMVIDADALNCLAGDVSILRQSAGPVILTPHPGEMARLIQSTTADVQNDRLGHARALAADTGAHVVLKGAKTIVAGPNGRALINPTGNPGMASGGMGDVLTGVLAGLLSQGLSPGDAAAAAVYIHGDAADRLAEKKGAFGFLAGEVMEEIPGRLDALLHPRGRRRENRRVFQKRR; encoded by the coding sequence ATGCGAATTGTCACCGCCGCGCAGATGCGCGAAATGGATCGATTGACCATTGAGTCCTTTGGAATCCCCGGGAGGGTTCTCATGGAGACCGCCGGCCGGGGCGCCGCCCGGGCGTTCATGGAGCGTTTCCCCAAACCCGCGCGTGAAAACAGCGCCGGGGTTCTGGCCGGAAGGGGAAACAACGGGGGCGACGGCTTTGTCATCGCCCGCCTCCTCCATGAATGGGGGGTGGAGACATCTGTGTGTCTTCTTTCTGAAAAAAAACGCGTGAAAGGAGAGGCGGCGGACAACCTGGCCCTTCTGGAGCCCCTGGGAGTGGAGGTTTTAGAAGCTCCCGACCCGGCGGCGTTCGCCTCGGTGAAAGACCGCCTCGGCCGCCACACGGTTTTCATCGACGCCATGCTGGGAACCGGGCTTTCGTCCGATGTCCGGGGGCTGTTTGAGGAGGCCATCGCCTTTGTCAACTCCCTGAAAAGGCCCGTGTTTTCAGTGGACATTCCCTCGGGGCTGGATTCCGACACCGGCCGGCCAAGGGGCGCGTGCGTCCGGGCCCGGGCCACGGCCACATTCGCCTTTCCCAAAATCGGGCATATTCTTTGGCCGGGCGCCGATTTCTGCGGAAAACTGGAGGTGGTGGACATCGGCATCCCCCGTCATATCGCCGCCCTGGTGAAACCCGACACGCGCCTGACCGACCCGGCGCGTATCCGGTCGTTTTTCTCCCCCAAAGGCGCCGACATTCACAAAGGGGACAACGGCCATGTCCTGGCGCTGGCCGGCTCCCCCGGCAAAACCGGGGCCGCCGCCATGACCGGCGTGTCCGCCATGCGGGCCGGGGCCGGGCTGGTGACCATCGCCGCTCCCCGGGGAGTGAGCGGCGTTTTGGAAACCCTTTCCATGGAAACCATGACCCATCCCCTTCCCGAATCCGAAAACGGCCGCCTGGGCATGGCCGCCTTTGACGAAATCAAAGCGCTTCTTTTGGAAAAAAATGTCCTGGCCATGGGCCCGGGCCTGGGCGCGGACCCAGGCGTCCGCCGACTGGTCCGCCGCCTGGCGGCCGAATGCCCCATTCCCATGGTCATCGACGCCGACGCCCTCAACTGCCTGGCCGGCGACGTATCCATTTTGAGACAAAGCGCCGGGCCGGTGATCCTCACCCCCCATCCCGGTGAGATGGCGCGCCTGATCCAATCCACGACCGCGGACGTCCAGAACGACCGCCTGGGACACGCCCGGGCCCTGGCGGCCGATACGGGCGCCCATGTGGTTTTAAAAGGCGCGAAAACCATTGTGGCCGGCCCGAACGGCCGGGCGCTGATCAATCCCACCGGAAACCCGGGGATGGCCTCGGGGGGCATGGGAGATGTGTTGACCGGCGTCTTGGCCGGCCTGCTTTCCCAGGGCCTTTCGCCCGGGGACGCGGCCGCGGCGGCGGTTTACATCCACGGCGACGCGGCCGACCGCCTGGCGGAAAAAAAGGGGGCCTTCGGCTTTCTGGCCGGGGAGGTGATGGAGGAGATCCCGGGCCGCCTCGACGCCCTGCTTCACCCGCGCGGCCGCCGCCGTGAAAACCGGCGCGTTTTTCAAAAGCGCCGTTAA
- the pdxJ gene encoding pyridoxine 5'-phosphate synthase (Evidence 2a : Function from experimental evidences in other organisms; Product type e : enzyme): MPELAVNVDHIATLRQARGVSYPEPAAAAALAELAGANGVVVHLRGDRRHIQDRDVRILRQTVQTRLTLEMAATPEMLEIAVDIQPDAVTLVPEKDEEITTEGGLDVIAHNVSDELAALKKAGIKTCVFIDPDVSRIKAAGEAGAEMVEIHTGAFCDAQTRESADRELEKIARAAEFAVGMGLVANAGHGIGYETVMAFRGMGIHEFSIGHSIVSRASLVGMDRAVRDMLALIDRL, from the coding sequence ATGCCGGAATTGGCAGTGAATGTCGATCACATCGCGACCCTGAGGCAGGCCCGGGGCGTTTCCTATCCCGAGCCGGCAGCGGCGGCCGCGCTGGCCGAGCTGGCCGGGGCGAACGGCGTCGTGGTCCACCTCCGGGGAGACCGGCGCCACATCCAGGACCGGGATGTGAGGATTTTAAGGCAAACCGTCCAGACCCGCCTGACCCTGGAGATGGCCGCCACCCCTGAAATGCTTGAAATCGCGGTGGACATCCAGCCCGACGCCGTCACCCTGGTGCCGGAAAAAGACGAGGAGATCACCACCGAAGGGGGGCTGGATGTGATCGCCCATAACGTCTCGGACGAGCTGGCGGCCCTGAAAAAGGCGGGGATCAAAACCTGCGTCTTCATCGATCCCGACGTCTCCCGGATCAAGGCCGCCGGGGAGGCCGGGGCCGAGATGGTGGAAATCCACACCGGCGCTTTCTGCGACGCCCAGACCCGGGAGTCGGCGGACCGGGAGCTGGAAAAAATCGCCCGGGCCGCCGAGTTCGCCGTCGGCATGGGCCTTGTGGCCAACGCCGGGCACGGCATCGGGTATGAGACCGTCATGGCCTTCCGGGGCATGGGCATACACGAATTCAGCATCGGGCACAGCATTGTGTCCCGGGCCAGTCTGGTGGGAATGGATCGGGCGGTTCGGGATATGCTGGCGTTGATCGACCGACTTTGA
- the ybeY gene encoding Endoribonuclease YbeY, with the protein MTILIRNDQTRLKIDPARVEEKAVAILNALERPEAELSILIVDDEKMTDLNRRYLGRKGPTNVIAFPMQEGKFSEISPDLLGDVAISADTAEREGDSSGAGFETRFFELLIHGVLHLFGYDHEKSRTMDEKMDRKARELSTLLNL; encoded by the coding sequence ATGACCATTTTGATCCGAAACGACCAGACGCGCCTGAAAATCGACCCGGCCCGTGTGGAGGAAAAAGCCGTCGCCATCTTAAACGCCCTGGAGCGCCCGGAGGCCGAGCTGTCCATCCTGATTGTGGACGATGAAAAAATGACGGATTTAAACAGGCGTTACCTGGGCCGGAAGGGCCCGACCAACGTCATCGCCTTTCCCATGCAAGAGGGAAAGTTTTCCGAAATTTCCCCGGATCTCCTGGGCGACGTGGCCATTTCGGCGGACACGGCGGAGAGGGAGGGCGACAGCTCCGGGGCGGGCTTTGAAACGCGTTTCTTTGAGCTTTTGATCCACGGGGTTTTGCATCTTTTCGGATACGACCATGAAAAATCCCGGACGATGGACGAAAAAATGGATCGCAAAGCCCGGGAGCTTTCAACCCTTTTGAACCTTTAA
- the ybeZ gene encoding putative enzyme with nucleoside triphosphate hydrolase domain (Evidence 3 : Putative function from multiple computational evidences; PubMedId : 12762842; Product type e : enzyme): MKKKNSSESKTAVLTFPDIHLAMSLFGERNKNLDQIAAETEVKINARGEKAFIEGEAISVDLAQNILNQLYGLLKDGHPVYPGDVGHAIRVLKSDHRSRLKKIFMDSVFITSKNKTIAPKSRAQKDYIDAIRNSDLVFGIGPAGTGKTYLAMAMAVSSLKKGIVDRIILTRPAVEAGEALGFLPGDLAEKIDPYLRPLYDALHDMMHFEKAASLMGQGVIEVAPIAFMRGRTLNDSFIILDEAQNTTPEQMKMFLTRIGFNSKAVVTGDITQIDLQPPKHSGLIEARDILSGIDGIDFAFFSEKDVIRHKLVQEIIKAYEKSGKNAARERTAP; encoded by the coding sequence ATGAAGAAAAAAAACAGTTCCGAGTCTAAAACCGCTGTTTTGACCTTTCCCGACATCCATCTGGCCATGAGCCTTTTTGGGGAGCGAAACAAAAATCTGGATCAAATCGCCGCGGAAACCGAGGTAAAAATCAACGCCCGGGGGGAAAAGGCGTTTATCGAAGGAGAGGCCATATCCGTGGATCTGGCCCAAAACATACTCAACCAGCTCTACGGGCTTTTAAAGGACGGCCACCCGGTTTACCCCGGCGACGTGGGCCACGCCATCCGGGTTTTAAAGTCCGACCACCGGTCCCGGCTGAAAAAAATTTTTATGGACTCGGTTTTCATCACCTCGAAAAACAAAACCATCGCGCCCAAAAGCCGGGCCCAGAAAGACTACATCGACGCCATCCGGAATTCCGATCTGGTCTTCGGCATCGGCCCGGCCGGAACCGGCAAGACCTACCTGGCCATGGCCATGGCGGTGTCGTCCCTTAAAAAAGGAATCGTGGACCGGATCATCCTCACCCGTCCCGCCGTGGAGGCCGGGGAGGCGCTGGGGTTTCTGCCCGGCGATCTGGCTGAAAAAATCGACCCGTACCTGCGGCCTTTGTACGACGCGCTGCATGACATGATGCATTTTGAAAAAGCCGCGAGCCTGATGGGCCAGGGCGTCATCGAGGTGGCCCCCATCGCCTTCATGCGGGGCAGGACCTTAAACGACTCCTTCATCATCCTGGACGAGGCCCAGAACACCACGCCCGAGCAGATGAAAATGTTTCTGACCCGCATCGGCTTCAACTCCAAGGCCGTGGTGACCGGCGACATCACCCAGATCGACCTTCAGCCCCCGAAACATTCCGGGCTGATCGAGGCCAGAGACATCCTTTCCGGAATCGATGGAATCGACTTTGCGTTTTTCTCCGAAAAGGACGTCATCCGCCACAAACTGGTCCAGGAAATCATCAAGGCCTATGAAAAATCGGGAAAAAACGCCGCCCGCGAAAGAACGGCCCCATGA
- a CDS encoding conserved hypothetical protein (Evidence 4 : Unknown function but conserved in other organisms): MTHLNKLRPQYITDMEGRKISVSLFVEEFQNLLEDIQYLAIIAERREEPMKSHKDFMAELKKDGFI, translated from the coding sequence ATGACACATTTAAACAAACTTCGCCCTCAATATATCACGGATATGGAGGGAAGAAAAATTTCCGTTTCGCTGTTTGTGGAAGAGTTCCAAAATCTTCTGGAAGACATACAGTATCTGGCCATTATCGCTGAAAGGCGGGAGGAGCCCATGAAGTCTCACAAAGACTTCATGGCGGAGTTGAAAAAAGATGGCTTTATTTGA
- a CDS encoding conserved hypothetical protein (Evidence 4 : Unknown function but conserved in other organisms) — translation MMNNKTSLSKATTLEEIREFWDNHSLADYWDETKSAEFKIRAPKRRRIAIDPELYERITKSSHKRGILPETLIHLWLTEKMKESETAPW, via the coding sequence ATGATGAATAATAAAACGAGCCTCTCAAAAGCGACCACTCTGGAAGAAATCAGGGAATTCTGGGACAATCATAGCTTGGCCGATTATTGGGATGAAACCAAGAGCGCTGAGTTTAAGATAAGAGCGCCGAAAAGACGCCGAATCGCGATTGATCCGGAGCTTTACGAACGGATCACAAAATCTTCACATAAAAGAGGCATTCTGCCGGAAACACTGATTCATCTGTGGCTAACGGAGAAAATGAAAGAATCTGAAACAGCCCCTTGGTGA
- a CDS encoding conserved hypothetical protein (Evidence 4 : Unknown function but conserved in other organisms), with the protein MTVFSAYTTFTLGGGIKKDLKEIYMRAKQNNRIIVRIEKGRKKYQKTSTDKPRKDWKPELDEIAAKVKKLRGSAGQPAIHTPAFSLAKAGVEFARLAVSDPGDLDGLYDAVKKVKRALRKATTVLDRQE; encoded by the coding sequence ATGACGGTTTTTTCGGCATACACCACATTTACTTTGGGGGGGGGAATCAAAAAAGACTTAAAAGAAATCTATATGCGGGCCAAACAAAACAACCGCATTATCGTCAGAATTGAAAAAGGCCGAAAAAAATACCAAAAAACATCAACGGACAAACCCCGCAAAGACTGGAAGCCGGAGTTAGATGAAATCGCCGCCAAAGTCAAAAAATTACGCGGAAGCGCCGGGCAGCCGGCGATCCATACCCCGGCGTTCAGTCTGGCAAAAGCGGGGGTTGAATTCGCCCGCCTCGCGGTGTCCGACCCCGGCGACCTGGACGGTCTTTATGACGCTGTCAAAAAAGTAAAGCGGGCGTTGAGAAAAGCGACCACTGTTCTGGATCGGCAGGAATAA
- a CDS encoding Na(+)/H(+) antiporter subunit D has translation MNDTLFHQGFPPALIFIAGAMLTPLLRGKARSAFMLLIPALSFMIIAQIPEGAHWNVSFLGYDLVPGRIDRLSRVFGLIFTLISFIAVIFSMKVNDKLQHVAGLCYAGSALGVTFAGDFLTLYIFWEIMAISSTFLVLASRTDPARKAAFRYILVHIFGGLCLLAGILTRIHETGSIQFAYMDLSGMSAWLIFIGIAVNAAIPPIHPWLKDAYPESTVTGAVFLSAFTTKSAVYVMARMFPGAEILIWLGAVMTILPVFYAEIENDIRRVLSYSLMNQVGFMMCGIGIGTQLAINGAVSHAFCHILYKALLFMAAGSVLHMTGKIKCTDIGGLHKTMPVTCLFCVIGAASISAFPLFSGFVSKSMIISAAGNNHLTLIWLMLQFASAGVIAHAGIKVPFFTFFGHDSGIRAKEPPLNMMIAMGIAAFLCVFIGVFPQFLYHILPYPVDYVPYTSSHVVAQLQLLMFGIFAFYLLLKSGYYPSEIRAVNLDTDWFYRKGAALVVGAATAVSSGIAGSLEKIFILRVPQKAAGLFKRPMTRLLSLLTGEKDDPGKNFHDTATLTPAGMPVMAALVLLGALGALFMFIG, from the coding sequence ATGAATGACACGCTGTTTCATCAAGGATTTCCGCCGGCCCTCATATTCATCGCCGGCGCCATGCTCACGCCCCTGCTCAGGGGAAAGGCCAGGTCGGCCTTTATGCTTCTTATTCCCGCGCTTTCCTTTATGATCATCGCGCAGATACCGGAAGGCGCCCACTGGAATGTGTCCTTTCTCGGTTACGACCTTGTTCCGGGGCGAATCGACCGCCTGAGCCGGGTGTTCGGACTGATCTTCACCCTCATCTCATTCATCGCCGTCATCTTTTCGATGAAAGTGAACGACAAGCTCCAGCATGTGGCCGGTCTGTGCTACGCCGGGTCGGCCCTGGGGGTGACATTTGCCGGAGATTTCCTCACCCTTTACATTTTCTGGGAAATCATGGCGATTTCGTCCACTTTCCTGGTTCTGGCGTCTCGAACCGATCCGGCCCGGAAGGCCGCCTTCCGGTATATCCTGGTCCACATTTTCGGGGGCCTTTGCCTGCTCGCGGGCATACTGACGCGCATCCATGAAACCGGATCCATCCAGTTTGCCTATATGGACTTAAGCGGCATGTCCGCCTGGCTTATTTTCATCGGGATAGCGGTGAACGCCGCCATTCCCCCCATACATCCCTGGCTGAAGGACGCCTACCCGGAATCCACCGTGACCGGGGCGGTTTTCTTAAGCGCCTTCACCACCAAGAGCGCCGTTTACGTCATGGCCAGAATGTTTCCCGGGGCCGAAATTTTGATCTGGCTGGGCGCCGTCATGACCATCCTCCCGGTTTTTTACGCGGAGATCGAAAACGACATCCGGCGCGTTCTTTCTTACAGCCTGATGAACCAGGTGGGTTTTATGATGTGCGGCATCGGCATCGGAACCCAACTGGCCATCAACGGCGCCGTTTCCCACGCCTTCTGCCACATTCTTTACAAGGCCCTGCTTTTCATGGCGGCGGGGTCCGTTTTGCATATGACGGGCAAAATCAAATGCACAGACATCGGAGGGCTGCACAAAACCATGCCCGTCACCTGTCTCTTTTGCGTGATCGGGGCCGCATCTATTTCCGCCTTTCCCCTCTTCAGCGGTTTCGTGAGCAAATCCATGATCATCAGCGCCGCCGGAAACAACCACCTGACCCTCATCTGGCTCATGCTCCAGTTCGCCTCGGCGGGGGTCATCGCCCATGCCGGAATAAAAGTGCCGTTTTTCACTTTTTTCGGCCACGACTCCGGAATCCGGGCCAAGGAGCCCCCGCTGAATATGATGATCGCCATGGGAATCGCCGCCTTCCTGTGCGTGTTCATCGGCGTGTTCCCCCAATTCCTGTACCACATCCTGCCCTACCCGGTGGATTATGTCCCCTACACATCCTCCCATGTGGTGGCGCAGCTTCAGCTGTTGATGTTTGGAATATTCGCCTTTTACCTCCTTTTAAAATCGGGGTATTATCCCTCTGAAATCCGCGCCGTCAACCTGGACACCGACTGGTTCTACCGAAAGGGAGCCGCGCTGGTCGTGGGCGCCGCCACCGCCGTGTCCTCAGGAATCGCGGGCTCGCTGGAAAAAATATTCATTCTCCGCGTTCCCCAAAAGGCGGCCGGGCTTTTCAAAAGGCCCATGACCCGCCTGCTCTCGCTTTTGACCGGCGAAAAAGACGACCCTGGAAAAAATTTTCACGACACCGCGACCCTGACCCCCGCCGGCATGCCGGTCATGGCCGCGCTGGTCCTCCTGGGGGCGCTGGGGGCGCTTTTTATGTTTATCGGGTGA
- a CDS encoding conserved hypothetical protein (Evidence 4 : Unknown function but conserved in other organisms) — MKKEIKLFDNPRNVQRVIRAMFAVLAALLIAELFIHKHPHFPFEGAFGFFAVYGFAACALVIFTSKALRFFLKRDEDYYE, encoded by the coding sequence ATGAAAAAAGAAATCAAACTGTTTGACAACCCCCGAAACGTCCAAAGAGTCATCCGGGCCATGTTCGCCGTCCTCGCGGCTCTTCTGATCGCCGAGCTTTTCATCCATAAGCATCCCCACTTCCCCTTCGAGGGCGCGTTCGGTTTTTTCGCGGTTTACGGATTCGCGGCTTGCGCCCTGGTCATATTCACCTCAAAGGCCCTGCGTTTTTTCCTTAAACGGGACGAAGATTATTATGAATGA